Within Sardina pilchardus chromosome 21, fSarPil1.1, whole genome shotgun sequence, the genomic segment ATCTAATACGGTGGCACCTAGGCAGGGTTTGTAGCCTCGGTATTTCTAAATGTACCGAGGCTACGAGCGGACCCAGGTAGGACATGGCCACCTACCTCGGGACAAAAGGACAAAGGACCGGCCACTGTCTCTGGGTGCCTGCTGACGTGTATAAACCTGACTAGtgttattgtaggcctacatcatttGTCAattgatgtgtttgtttgtgtggaaacGGCCTCTGTAGCTGCTGCTAGTAGCGGTATAATCTAGCTAAACGTGCTCATATTATCTGACATGGGGCTTCCTAAGGTGGTCCCGGTGAGCTATTCGCTATGAGAGAGATGTCACAACAAATCCATGAAGTGTGCATGATCTGAACCGCAGATTCTCAGATGGGTACCCTAGGCTATCTGTAACCAATATCTATCTGATTGCATCACTTAACTGTCAGCGCAGGCTTCCACGGATCGatgatttacacatttagtgaaatgcGAGCCTCATCTACTCACCCGCACAGCCTACAGCGCAGCCGACGCCGAGCAGCCACACTAGCAGCGGCCCTGGGGCTGCCATGCTCCCCGTCATCTCACCACAACATGCCATCCTTTTGTCATCTTCGCCCAGGCTCCGGGAACGTCGGAGAGGCTCGCTGTGCAGGCGAATCCCTGCGGTGCGCAGTCAACATGAAGCCCCGGTTGCTTGCGTTAAACGAGTGCGCTCACGGTTAAATGCAGGTCTGACAGAAACGGGCTGGGTTGGGGGGATGAGGTAACGACTGTGCACACAGCACttgtccgagagagagagagagagagagagagagagagagcagcagaaaaACAAAGTAGCCCCAGCGTTCAATAGCGGCGAAACCAAAAGCCTGTGCGATGAAAAAAACGTAACCGCACAATTTAAGCAGTCATCTTAATTTGGCAGGAAATCGATCCAACTCTCCCGACATGTAATCTGTCTATTTTAGTTCCCGTTTCGCAGGCTGTTCCCAGGTTCCCTGAGAGATCCTCAGCTCTCCGTCCTCGGCTCGGGGTCTGGATGCTTGAGTGATGAGCTGCTCGCCCGGCCGCGATGCCTGATCCGCCGCACACAGACGCGCCATCTCTGAGCCATCATCAATCCGCCCCATCAGCAACATTAATTGCACATTGCAGCACTAAGACAACTGAAATATCGGCCACAGTGAGATGCTTCGAATCAAGGCAACAGAGAAGAAATACAGGCTAACCAACCTACACTGATCTAGGCATGAACAGGcctagcctatactgtaggctatgttatagGCGTCCAAGATGCAGGTGTGGGTATACAGGTAAAAAAGCAGATGCAGTTCTAGGGAAATAGCCAAAGTGAGGTTTCTGTCTGAAATGCGCATAAAGCCGACTATGCTCATCTCCTACCCAGAAACAGCTTTCGAGCGCCGGTCAGAGATGACGTCCAATACTGCCTCCTCATGGACGGAGGCTGCACTGCAACACTCAATGTTATTTTCGTCAGTATTGATGAATGCGCTGGTAGAAGAGTTGGTTTAGTCAGCTAGTCTGACAGGACATATTGTATTTGtcttatatatatttattataaaatatatgatatattatTTAATATATCATTGATAGGCCTATGTTGTACATGATACCTATTTCTCTTGAGAAATTCTATAGGCTACTCCACCTCTTCATGAGCTATTACACAGGCAAATTGACCACTCAGACGTAagcatttatttcatttcaccCGAATTTCACAATTTGCAGAATATTCTCAGGCTTGCAAGGACAAAAGGCACCGCTGGGATTCGAAcccaggatctcctgtttactagacaggcgctttaaccaactaagccacggCGCCGCTGTTTCACCTTGTCGAAAATCACACTCAATAACCACACAAGATATGTTGTAATCCCCGTTATAAAAAAATTGCTTATACGATCTTTTCATGCCATAAGCACTTTGTATGTCATTTTATCCTCAAAActcttttaaaaacaaacgtcCTTTCTTCAAAAACAGGGAGGAGGGACTGGTACATATTTTGTTGGTGCTTTCAGGCGACAGAAAACGCATTTGTTGGTGGCGTCCGACTCCATTCGGAAGACGGAGAAAGACCTCGCACACTCCTCGCACTGGAGAGAAAAGCACACCGTTAAAATGTATTAGATTTGATATACGTGTGTCCTCACACGCATTCTACTACACGTAGGCTTAATCTTCACTTTCTAAATGCAATAACCCGATCAGTAACCTACTATGGCAGCCTACTACTATGCTACCGGCTATTGCTAGTTAGTTAGCACCTGTTGGGCTATCTTGAAATCTGTTAAACACTGTCGTTAATAACGGCCTTTTCTAAACTCTGCGGTTAAGTTATAACACAGGGGTTAATATGTCATTAAGCTCATGTTTAGTCCAAGCAAGCAATGAGCCCGGGCACACGCGTATGCTAGGCTACTACCGTAGCGCTTAGGGTCCGGGCAGCCACAGGGCTCTTCCCTACGCACCTTCATGACCTGGTATCCCTGCGCCTGCGTCCTCCTTGTCTCGATAACGGCAGGTATCTCTTCGGCGCGCTCTATGTTCCACATACGCACGGTCTTGTCCTGGGACACGACACAGACCAACCAAGAAACCAACCGCTGTTCATTCAGGGGAAACTACAGAGCATTGAGCTCATtcacagcaatgccctgagttcCTGACTTTTCCAACAAAGTCGTGTCCAACAAAGACATGGTGCTGGGCGGAGTGGTGACTCCCCAGCGCAGCCTGCCTGAATTATAGCCctactacatacatacataataaaTACATTATGGGTATCTGGATGTGCTATGCACTATAGATATCTGGATTAATCaaagttgtgtgtatgtgtgtgtgactgacaggtcTGATGTAGTGAGTCACTGACCTTAGAACAGGACACCACCCACTTCTTATCTTCACTGATGGCAACATCCATGACCCAGTCCGTATGGccctgcaaccacacacacacacacacacacagcacaaagagagacatcacacatacacacacacacacacacacacatacacaaagggaGATATATCACACATACAAAGGGAGACATCACAGTAGACGATGAGTGTTTTAGGTGACCAGTCAGCACTGGAGTAGACCGTCCGACCCATAGACTGTAAAGGTCCggccatggcaaccttgacaggtaggcctactattttgtAGGAAAACCAACGCGCAGGTGCTGGTCGCAGGATTCATAAACGTAGAAAAAGACTGCACACTCTTTCCCGGCCTGAAGCCTTTTTCAAGTTCCGCCTTGACAGGTACAACAAGGAGGCGGACATTCCGACAAAcagcactcattgatgcacttattcttaCTCCACTCCACCTTTTTAAATGCTTCCTCGAACtgttgtgagaattgctttaaGGAGCccaaaatgtttaccatgttgtaagtggctttggctaaaaagcatcagccaaatgtaatgtaatgtgatgtaatgtaatgtagactGAGGTCGGTGGCGTTTAAAGCCACATCACAGCTCATTAGGCAGGCTGCTGCTGGAGTGCCTTTGGCCCGGATACGTCCCaggtctggccctgatgtggctcgtTACCTTCAGCAGGAGGAGTTTGCAGATGGCCTTCATGTCCCACACAGCCACCGTCCGGTCATATGCCCCCGACACCAGCAGCGAGGctgaggatcacacacacacacacacacacacacacacacacacacacacacacacacacacacacacacacacacacacacacacacacacaccattactaCTCAACCCCTTCAATCATGTGTGGATACTCAGGGCTCTTCTATGAGAGATCTCAAGGCTCAGTCAGTTCCCCTCAGTACACAGCTGAAGCCTCACgcctggtcgtgtgtgtgtgtgtgtgtgtgtgtgtgtgcgtgtgtgtgcgtgcgtgcgtgcatgcgtgcgtgtgtgtgtgtgtgtgtatcctcacCGTCGTTTGAGAACATGCAGGAGCTGACGCAGCCGTCGTGtgtgaggcggtgtgtgtgtgtgtgtgcggcgtgcGAGCGGAAGGTTCCGGTGGCCAGGTCCCACAGCTGCAGGGTCTTGTCCCAGGAGGCGGAGCACAGGTAGTGCCCGTCACGCGTCAAGCAGCAGCCCGAGATCACACCCGTGTGGGAGCTGCACACGCAGGGGGCataggtcaacacacacacacacacacacacacacacacacacacacacacgcagagctcacaggtcaacacacacacacacagagatcacaggtcaacacacacacacacacacacacagaggccacaggtcagaggtgtgtgtgtgtgtggcgtgagaGCGCCCTCACCTGGCGATGGAGAGTGTGGTGCGGCgtgaggtgtgtggtgtgtgtgtgtgtgtgtgtgtgtgaccgtgacTGTGTATGTGGCGTGAGAGCGCCCTCACCTGGCGATGGAGAGCGTGGTGCGGCgtgaggtgtgtggtgtgtgtgtgtgtgtgtgtgtgtgtgtgtgtgtggcgtgagaGCGCCCTCACCTGGCGATGGAGAGTGTGGTGCGGCgtgaggtgtgtggtgtgtgtgtgtgtgtgtgtgtgtgtgtgtgtgtggcgtgagaGCGCCCTCACCTGGCGATGGAGAGCGTGGTGCGGCgtgaggtgtgtggtgtgtgtgtgtgtgtgtgtgtgtgtgtgtgtgtgtgtggcgtgagaGCGCCCTCACCTGGCGATGGAGAGTGTGGTGCGGCgtgaggtgtgtggtgtgtgtgtgtgtgtgtgtgtgtgtgtgtgtgtgtgtgtggcgtgagaGCGCCCTCACCTGGCGATGGAGAGCGTGGTGCGGCgtgaggtgtgtggtgtgtgtgtgtgtgtgtgtgtgtgtgtgtgtgtggcgtgagaGCGCCCTCACCTGGCGATGGAGAGGGTGGTGCGGCGTGAGCGGCGGTCCCAGAGCTTGATGGTGGTGTCCGAGGACACGGTGGCCACGCGCTGACCCTGGGCGTCGAAGCAGCAGCGCATCACCGTCGACCTGTGGTGGCCTAACGGAGGAAcagcacagccaatcagaacagctCGAGCATAGcgcacaaccaatcagaaccGCTCGAACTGACAACCCCAGCATAGcgcacaaccaatcagaaccGCTCTAACTGACAACGCCAGCATAGtgcacaaccaatcagaacagctCTAACTGACAACCCCAGCATAGcgcacaaccaatcagaacagctCTAACTGACAACCCCAGCATAGCGCACAACCAATCAGGGACGCTCTAACAAGCAACCTCAGCATAGtgcacaaccaatcagaacagctCATGGTTAGAACCATACTGCTCTACTTAAggcaggggtctccaaccttttCCCTCTGAGAGCTGCTTTGACTAAATGGACGTGGTCGAGAGCTTTTATGTTAGTAGTGGCATGTCATGTATTCACAACGCTGATCTCAAAACGCTGATCACAAAACCGCTGAATTAGATTTGTGCGCAAACATTTTTAAAGGTTCCTTGCAACTCAATTACCTCCTCTCTTTGTAGACtgtgaatttgatttcataGGAATTTTAACGTGTTTCCCAAGTGATTGGGTTAACAGATTTATAATCTTCCTCAGTCCTTTTAGAGAGTTACTTGGAAACAGGTGGGGAGCTACTGGCAGCTTGCATGCTACCTGTTGGAGACCCCTAGCTTGATCTGATGCATCCGCAGGTGGTGCATTACCTACTAGCATACTGTCACAGCTCTGCTGCAGGCGAGCCCTGCTCAGGTAAGGCCTCACCTTTAATAAAAGTGATCTGTTTTCCCGTGTCGGTGCAGGTGAGCCCTGCTCAGGTAAGGCCTCACCTTTAATAAAAGTGATCTGTTTTCCCGTGTCGGTACAGGTGAGCCCTGCTCAGGTGCGGCCTCACCTTTAATAAAAGTGATCTGTTTTCCCGTGTCGGTACAGGTGAGCCCTGCTCAGGTGCGGCCTCACCTTTAATAAAAGTGATCTGTTTTCCCGTGTCGGTACAGGTGAGCCCTGCTCAGGTGCGGCCTCACCTTTAATAAAAGTGATCTGTTTTCCCGTGTCGGTGCAGGTGAGCCCTGCTCAGGTGCGGCCTCACCTCTAATAAAAGTGATCTGTTTCCCCGTGTCGGTGCAGGTGAGGCAGAGTCCGTTCACCTTGTCGGAGGCGGAGGCCACAACCTCACCGTCGCCCGACGCACTGCAGGACGTCAGCAGCCCCTCCTGGGGAGCAGACCactggacaaacaaacaaacaaacaaacaaacaaatgctgtAAACAGATACATGTAGATGCTCTACACACCTTCATAATGCACATCTACATGTGACCTGAGGAGCAGCTGTGAGCAGTCAGAGCTCTATGGGGTTAGCAGCAGTGAAGAGATGTGGTGCTGTGAGGGGTTAGCAGCAGTGAAGAGATGTGGTGCTCTATGGGGTTAGCAGCAGTGAAGAGATGTGGTGCTCTATGGGGTTAGCAGCAGTGAAGAGATGTGGTGCTGTGAGGGGTTAGCAGCAGTGAAGAGATGTGGTGCTGTGAGGGGTTAGCAGCAGTGAAGAGATGTGGTGCTGTGAGGGGTTAGCAGAGTGAAGAGATGTGGTGCTGTGAGGGGTTAGCAGAGTGAAGAGATGTGGTGCTGTGAGGGGTTAGCAGCAGTGAAGAGATGTGGTGCTGTGAGGGGTTAGCAGCAGTGAAGAGATGTGGTGCTGTGAGGGGTTAGCAGAGTGAAGAGATGTGGTGCTGTGAGGGGTTAGCAGCAGTGAAGAGATGTGGTGCTGTGAGGGGTTAGCAGAGTGAAGAGATGTGGTGCTGTGAGGGGTTAGCAGCAGTGAAGAGATGTGGTGCTGTGAGGGGTTAGCAGCAGTGAAGAGATGTGGTGCTGTGAGGGGTTAGCAGCAGTGAAGAGATGTGGTGCTGTGAGGGGTTAGCAGAGTGAAGAGATGTGGTGCTGTGAGGGGTTAGCAGAGTGAAGAGATGTGGTGCTGTGAGGGGTTAGCAGCAGTGAAGAGATGTGGTGCTGTGAGGGGTTAGCAGAGTGAAGAGATGTGGTGCTGTGAGGGGTTAGCAGCAGTGAAGAGATGTGGTGCTGTGAGGGGTTAGCAGCAGTGAAGAGATGTGGTGCTGTGAGGGGTTAGCAGCAGTGAAGAGATGTGGTGCTGTGAGGGGTTAGCAGAGTGAAGAGATGTGGTGCTGTGAGGGGTTAGCAGCAGTGAAGAGATGTGGTGCTGTGAGGGGTTAGCAGAGTGAAGAGATGTGGTGCTGTGAGGGGTTAGCAGCAGTGAGGAGATGTGGTGCTGTGAGGGGTTAGCAGCAGTGAAGAGATGTGGTGCTGTGAGGGATTAGCAGCAGTGAAGAGATGTGGTGCTGTGAGGGGTTAGCAGCAGTGAAGAGATGTGGTGCTGTGAGGGGTTAGCAGCAGTGTAGAGATGTGGTGCTGTGAGGGGTTAGCAGCAGTGAAGAGATGTGGTGCTGTGAGGGGTTAGCAGAGTGAAGAGATGTGGTGCTGTGAGGGGTTAGCAGCAGTGAAGAGATGTGGTGCTGTGAGGGGTTAGCAGAGTGAAGAGATGCGGTGCTG encodes:
- the LOC134069006 gene encoding WD repeat-containing protein 88-like — its product is MRCCFDAQGQRVATVSSDTTIKLWDRRSRRTTLSIASSHTGVISGCCLTRDGHYLCSASWDKTLQLWDLATGTFRSHAAHTHTHRLTHDGCVSSCMFSNDASLLVSGAYDRTVAVWDMKAICKLLLLKGHTDWVMDVAISEDKKWVVSCSKDKTVRMWNIERAEEIPAVIETRRTQAQGYQVMKCEECARSFSVFRMESDATNKCVFCRLKAPTKYVPVPPPCF